A stretch of DNA from Columba livia isolate bColLiv1 breed racing homer chromosome 11, bColLiv1.pat.W.v2, whole genome shotgun sequence:
TTCCAGCCAGTCCCAAATGAAGCAGCACATCATATACCAGAGCAGACAGGAGGGCTCACACGGGGTGCTGCCGAGTCCCCGCTGCGCTGCAGAGCCCGCCCTGCCCTGCTGAGCCGAGGGTGCCTCCGAAAGCCCATCGTCCGGGGTGACCCCAGGCTTTGTGGCTCCGGCCCCGCAGACAGCGCGGTAATTCGCgccggcagcagctgctcccgccATCGGCACTGTGATAATTGTCCCTGCTCAGGGCCATCAGCAGCGAGATCCTTATTTTCTCATCATACATCTCATTTCCACCTGGCGGCTGCAGTAAGTGTCTGTCAGTCAGTGAGGCCGAACGCCCAGCAGGACACACGGTCAGGTCGCCCTGTGGTGGTTTTGACAGGCTTGCAGGTCGCTCAGAGTGTGGGGTGGGGGCATCTCTGTCCCGTGGCTGGATGCAGGGACAAGCTGGGGTCTGTTGTGGTGGCCCTGGGAGGAGGACACCCCTGtacccccagctctgctctctgttCCGCCGGTGACTGGTCTGACCGTGGTCTctgcggggggagcggggacaGGCGATCCCTCCCTGATGGCAGAGTCGCTGCTCATTTCCATTTAGATAGAGGAATTTCAATCTCCGCTTGATGTCTCCTCGCCATGGCGCAACTCGGGACCCAAATTTCCAATTTCTTCCCGCACAATGCCAGATGCTCTCTGCTGGCTTGGGAACTGAAGCGCATTAGAGACAATGCAGCCTGGCAGAGGCGGATGGTCGGGTACGCGAGCACGGATGGTTGTCTGTGTGTATTTCCATGGGGCAGCTGGCGCGTACGGCTCCTCCACACCCAAATTTGCTGCACTGCCTGCAGTCCAAAGCGCTCCCACCACCTCTCATCAGTCCTCCAGGGACGGGAGATTAAAATCAGACCTGGCCCTCGCGATACAGGATGTGAATTGCTTGGGGGACAGAGGGTGGTCAGACAAGGAAAAGTCACCCAGATGACCACAGCAATGAGGACAACCACCTATTTCTGTCTTCCAGTgggaaaaatgcaagaaaaaatcCAGCAAGGGGGCAGGGTGTCCTTGCTTGCTGCCTACACCAAGCACGTGTTCACCTGCCCCGGGACCCGTGGATACAGGGAAGCTCGTGATCCTCAGCGTGGTCTCCTCCACTTAGCGTTTCTGTTCCTGTAGGAATAAAGAAACACCACAGTTTCGCTGAGCCGAAAATGTGACAGCTTgtggaaaagcagctgcagagggcTGGTGGGCAGAGCCACAACCTCGTGGGTGATGCCCTGCAGTGTGGAGGTCTGGGCAGGTCTTCACCAGCGACCAAGAAAAGGCTGGAGAAAGGAGCTTGGCTTAACTGCACCGAGAGGTAAGGGTGGCCTGAGACCTGAGGGCACATCCCTTGAAGccatgaagatgctgaagggagtggagcatctcccgtgtgaggaaaggctgagggagctggggctctggagctggacaagaggagactgaggggggactcattcctggggatcaatatggaaagggggagtgtcaggaggatggagccaggctcttctggtgacaaccagtgacaggacaaggggcaatgggtgcaaactggaacacaggaggttccactgaaatctgagaagcaacttgtttggggtgagggtggcagagcctggcccaggctgcccaggggagttgtggagtctccttctgtgcagacattccaacccgcctggacaccttcctgtgtaacctcatctgggtgttcctgctccatggggggattgcactgcatgagctttccagggcccttcagcccctgacattctgtgggTCTGTGTCCCGGAGCAGAAGGCCtgtaagctgggagggggcacaagCAGGGCAAGATGGGTTTGAAAGGCAACCTGGGGAGGACGCCCAGAACCCCCTGAGTGCTGCCCCACGGccggcagcagagcagcccccgGGGGCGGGTGGCAGGTCCCGACAGCCGCCCCAGCACCCCCCCACGGCGGGACGGTCTCGGCCGGAGCGCGGCCGCCCCCTGCCGGCCCGGGCGGAGGAGCCGGGACCGGGGTGGCGctggggcgggcggggccgtgacggggcgggcggggccgtgacggggcgggcggggccgccATGTCggaggcggcagcggcggggaTGGCGGCGGCCATGGCGGAGTCGCGGCTGCGGCGGAAGCAGCTGCTGAGCGCGGAGGAGGCGGAGCTGTTCGAGCTGGCgcaggcggcgggcagcggGCTGGACCCGGAGGTGTTCCGGTGAGCGGGACCCGCGcggcccccagccccgctgcccccgGTGCGGCCGCTGacgctgtccccatccccaagcCCGTCCTCATCTCCGTCCCCGTCCCGCAGGGTGCTGCTGGACCTGCTGCGCATGAACGTGGCGCCGCTCGCCGTCTTCCAGGTGCTCAAGTCCATGTGCGCCGGGCAGCGGCTGCCGCCGGGACCCGAGGGCGGAcccgccgccgcgcccgccgCGCTCCCCGCCGACACCCGAGGtaaggggcggggggggggcccGGCGGCACCGCGCCCTGAGCCCCGCGTCTCCCCGCGCCCTGAGCCCCGCGTCTCCCCGCGCAGGGCCCCCCGAGGacggccccgctccgctcccctccGCCCTGCGTCCGCCGCGGTTCGGGGcccgcccgccgctcccccgGGCCCGTCCCGCGGCCGCGCCGCCGTCCCGCGGAGCCCCCGGTCGCCCCGCCGCGGGGAAGGGGCCGCGGGGCGGCCCGGCCGGTGCCCGGGGGGCCCGCTCGGTGTGAGGAGGGGGAGCCCTGGCCCCCCGGGCCGCTGCGCCTCCTGCCCGCGCCCTTTTTGCTTAATTTCCCGTGTTTTTTCGGCGGAGCGGGGTGTTCTGGGGGAGGTTGTTGCCGTCACTTCTGGGTTTTGTAGCCTCCTGGCTCTGCCTTCTAAGGCTAACAAAATACCCCCACCTTACTACGTAATATCGCACAGTGCCACTTCGCTTATATCCAACTCTAAAAGAAAGGGGGAGTTTCCTGCACATTGGGAATCCCTGAAAAGCGAGGGGAGCTGCGATGCTTCCTCTGCTCCATCCGCGGCTCCCCAGgtggtttctgctgctttctatGCCGAGGCAGATGTTATTGAGGTGGGAACACAAAATGGGATGTTCTGTGGGATTCTTGGCTAAAATAGTGGCTGCTTTTGTATGTAACTGCCTTTCGTTATTGCTCTAACCTCGGTGGACAGTAGCAAATATAGCCCTGAAGCTGTGCCACATATATATTATTCCACTCTTTTTCAAACCAGTTCTAATAAAACTTCTCCTTACTCTCTGAAGTCACTTTTGGCTGGGAGCTCGCTACCTCTGTGGGTTGCTTCCAAAAGGTTTAAAAAGAGGTAACGAAAAGAAGTCCGCTCTCACTGAGCTTGAATTCGCTGTGAAAAGGCTCAGAAATGCGACAGAAAGGGCACTGGCCGAAACAGCGAGGTTTTGTGAGCGTTGTGGTTGCCAAGACAAAGCCGCCCACCTAGAAATGGGCAGGGCCGAGTCAAACCGCGGTGTCGTGTCCCTGTTTCAGGGTGAAAACTCTTGTAGCTGATGGGTCTCTGTTGACTCACGGTGAACTCTGAGGCAAAGCTTGAAAAGTAAATGACTGTACTGGGAACACAGAGAATAGGGTGGGGGAAAAGGGCTTTGTCGTCGTGGGCGAGCAGAGCAGGGTGTGGGGAAAATGGGGTTTCTCTGTTGTGATAACATCCCGCGCTCAGTCTggtctgtgctggggctgccgtgTGGCACGGGACGTTTGTTCTCATGGCCGCGCTGGTAAGTCCTGTGGAAAGCGAAGGTGAAAGGCAAGATTCCTTTGGCCAACTAAAACCAGTTGGGTTTAGGATAAGGGCGATTTATGCCACGATCCGAGGCACTTGTACAGTAGCCAAACCTGCTCCTTCTGGTGTGGATTCATACATGGTACGTGGATGAGAATCAATCACCTCATTGGGACAGAGATCCGAGCAAGTTTACCAGAGCACACATGCGGACAAGTCTCCAGGACTCCCTGGGCTTCCCTGTGAGCAGGTTCCCCGTTCTCAAGAGATGCTCTTGACTCGGAATTTCGTGCGGAGAAGTTGGTTGCAGTCAAGAGAACGGCCTTATTTGTGGTTGAGAAGTGACTCTAAGGATGCACAGGGGAAAAGGAGACACCCGGCTGACTGCTTGTTCCTGAGCAAAATGAGGGAAGTGCAAGCACTTGGGTATTTTAAGTGAGAAGTAGCCTGCTCTTCAGGTACTGAATTTCGAAAGAGCAGAGATTTTGAACAAAAAAGATGCTGTTAAATTttgctctcttttcttctcctttgttGATGCTTCACGTGTGATGGGCCACGTAAACTATGAAGGAACTTTGGTAAGGTTTTTGTTCCTGTCTGTCTGTTAATCTGGAATAACATATGTTCTCTCGTGTGTTCTTTTTCTGGTACTTCGTGTAAAAATgagggtttattttcttttctgcagcactGGGCCACTGCCACGGGCTAGTTTTGGCTAGTAGTGGACCAGCTCAGCTTTGAAACAGATGGCAACTTGTTTATTGATCAGTATTGAACTTCTCAAGAGGAAAAGCCAGAAATCACGTAACCATTGCCTCCTGCCAGCTTGAGGAGCTGCGAGCGCATTTGAGAGGCCGTGAGTTTCCAGGAGCTTCATTTGGTCGTACCTGCCTCGATTGAGGATGCTCGTTCTGCATCTTTAGCAGAGCATCTCCTGGTCCAAGGTGACGCCCGAGTCACGTTGCAGCGCGAGTGTTTCCAGCCAGGCTTTCCTCTCAAGTTTCCCTTTAAAATCGATGTGTTGGTGTCATTGCGTGCGGTGGGACGAGCCCTCGGAGCCGAGGGTGAAGTCCAGACAAAGATGGTGCTGACTCCACGCTGCTCGTGGTGGACGCTCACAAAATGAGTCTGGCGTTTGGTGTCCCAGTTGCTGCTTTATTTCACAAGGTTAAAATATGTCTTCGGAGCCGGTTGATGCTCTGAGGTCACCGGATCATTTGCAGCTTATCGAGATGGGTGATTGGTGATTATTGAGATGGGTGATTATTGAgatgggggattggactagatgatcttttgaggtcccttccaatcccaaacatactgtgatactgtgatcataCCCAGCAAGCCACAGTTTCACTGCGAACGTGGTAAAACATCAAATGCTGAACCTGGATTTGCTTTCTGTGTAAGCAGGTGCTCAGGAATGGTGGTAGAGGGGCACTTTGGCTCCTCTCTCTCATCACGCTTGGTCCTGACCAAATTCTGATGGGCAACACCGGCACACCTTGCCAGAAGGTTTGGTCTTCCCAGCTGTgtggtgggttggttggttggttggttggttggttgttttctggAAGCTCATGTTATATTAGAGCCATATCGCACTTTGAATGAAAActtctcttttcagtttctgtcaGCCCAGGTGACTTCACTGTCACTCAGCACACACTGGCGTTAGACAGCAGACGATTCCTTTGTGAGTAAAACCACCATTGAAAAACTAACCCTCTCAGAAAATTCGTTGGGCAGAACTTAAGCTCAGTCCCGTGTCCTCCTTTCTGTGAGTATGCCGAGTACCGGTAAAATCTCATTGACATCAAGAGGAGGACGTGCTTTGTCCAGCTCTCCTTGTGAGAACACATTTCTGCAGCCTCTGGGTTGGAAGGCAGATGTCTGCTTGCTGGGATTTAGGCAGAGGTGGGGTCTGTGTTAGCTAAGTGCCCGGCCTGACCTAAGCTGGACATCAGGTGCAAGTGAACGAGCTTCTGCAGCTTTAATTGCAGCTTTGTGCAGATTTTGGCTGGCTGATGTCTGGTCTGGAGTGCCATCCAGACACTTGGAGCGTCCAGGGAGGGTGCGTAGGACTGCTGGTTGAAGGTCGTGCAAGCAAACAGGTGTCCATAGAGAACTCTGAATTCAGGCAAATTGGTGATGATCTAAAGCACAACTGGGCCATCAGTGCCAGCCTTGTCTGTGTTTTACTGGTGCACTTTAGGTTGAATTAGGATTAGCTCAAGACAGGAGCTTATTGTAGTATAGCCCTTGGAGGAAAGTGTGTCGctgaaatattaaaaccagCGTATCTTCAGCAGAGCAATTTTCTCTCCTTAAACTGGGGAAACAACCAGCGACCTCAAACTGAAGAGGGGGAGGAATCGCTCCTCGTTCACTGAGTTTTCTAGTTCTAAGCCCATCGTTGAGGAGCTGGGTAAGTGGGGGTGTCTGGGCTGGGCCTgttctgcagggatggggcaccaaGGCTGCATCTGCTCTTGGCTCTGCCATCTCTTCTTGGaagatgctgcttctgtttaAGAAGAGGATGGTGTGGCTTCCATGCAGGACCAGGTGTTTGGCGATGGGAGATGCCTCCTCTGCACAGCTGGGACTTGTGTCTGCTGATAGAGCCGCAGCTCCTTGGGCTGATGCAAACATTGCCCTGTATAAGCTTGCCACGCTGCTTAGCACAGTGTCCTCCAGCTCCACATCTGCTCCTTCTCCCATGCCTCCTCCTTCCTCAGAAGACAGACAAGTGGCCCGAGTAATCCACATCTTGCTAAAGATAAGCCAAGACTGCTCCGCTCAAGCTTTATCAGTGAGATGGGATACCAGCTTAGGCCTCCCAGCCCATCATGGTGCAGGGAGGTTTTTTAAAGTAGCTGAAAAAAGGGCATTTCCGAACAACACTTTTGGGGTGGGATGTGTCTCCCGGTACTTATTTTTTACAGCTAAAGCCACAGGGAGTCTGAGGCAAATGACTTGATTTGTGTGTTCCCATCGAGCGTAGCCGTGGTGTtctgcacagagctgtgtttgcTGGTAACTGCATTTGTGGTAGCTGGCTCAGAATTAGTGTTGGAGCGTCCATCTGCCGTGTTTAGCTGGATACAGCATCGTGCAAGCTGCGTGTGAGGTGGTTCCTCAGCAGCTGTTGGTTTGGGACGGAAAGAGCTGATTTTAAAGAGAAAGGCTGTCCGGACAGTTTCTTTCTGTGCGTGCGAGAAGGAGGGGTGCACACCTCTTAGGACGGCGGTGTCGTTTTTGGCCTAGGCTTAGGTATGTGCATAGTTTACCTTTGTGTAGTTAAATATGCTGGTTTTCTACATTTTATTTCCGTGCTTTCTGTTCCCATCAGCCAACCCTCAAGCCCCTGGTGCTTTCCCTGCAGCTTTCTCCTCTCTGACATGCAGGTTTCCGTGCCCTGTTCTGTTCTTCTAGCCCGGTGAATGTTCTTTGATGCTTCTCTCCTCTTTGCGCCCCAGCTGGTTTTTCCACATTCCCCACTTCCCCAGCCCAAGTGCCTCCATTGAAGGTCGATCCCAAAGCTTTGCCCAGCTAATGTTTTGCACTAAATGAGTTGTTAACATGAGCTTGCTTTTCAAACCCCGGTGTCTGTGGGTTTGGAGGAGCCTTTGCAGCCTCCTGTTCCGTGTAGCAGGGTCGGGATGTTTTCCTACCCCGCCGCGTTGCGCGTCGGCGCCTGTTGGAACAGCCTCGGGGCCCAGCGCCACTGTGGGCTCGGTGCACGATTCACGCACtgtgattttttggttttgcttgtctGCATAGAAAAAATACGCTTTTGAGAATCAAAAAGTAGTTTGCAActacttttttcctgttcaaatACTTTGATATGATCAAGTTCTCCTCTAAGCGTCGCTGTTCAGTTATTTCTTAAATATCCCTCGTCTGCTTTGCagcctgctgccagctttgcccTCTCTGTGCTCCTCTTGCCATCTTTCCGTTTTGTAGCCTTCCCTGTTcaccctttttcctctcttcttgtTTCCCACCCTTTCCCCGTGTCTGTTTTTGGCTGTGTTCACTCTCGGGTCTGCTTCGTGTTCCTCTTCCCCTCGCCCTCCCCTTACTCAGCCTCACGTTATCTCAGGGTTCATCTCGATGCGGGATTTGTGGTGCAGAACTGGGTGTGAAGGAGATAAGGCGGCCGACAAGGATAATGTGGTGTAGAGCTTGGAGGGAAACCCCCAAGAGACGCTAAGGATTTATCTTAAAtgcttttaatctgttttttctaTATATACATCATGCTGGGAATTTTCCTGATGGTTATACCGTCTCTTATGCGTTGCTTGTAGATTAAACATATCCATGGGATCTAACTGGTGGCAACACATTCTGAAATCGTGCCGTGCACGAGTAAATGTTGTACTCGGACACTTCATGGTCTGTATGTCTGACCTGAAAAATGGATCTGTGGAGTGATTTTTAGGTGACTTACAGGACTAATCAAAGGGCTAATACagttttcttacttatttgctTTACTTGTACTCAGGTTTTTCAGTATCTCATCAACGCCACTCCAATAAGTGGATTTGCTGAATTCACTAGAGTGCATTATGTTGCCTTCCAGCCGCTCTGGCTCCTTGTAACTCTTTCTACCATAAGCAACGCAGTTCAAGCCTTTTGCATTACAAACCTTTATTCTTGTTTTGTGACACGGGGCAAGAAGTTTTACATTCAGAGCATTCCTGATACGGAGTGGTtgcttcccccacccccaatgCCAGAATGCACTTTTGAAGcaacttttctgtattttaggcATTTCTTTAGCCCACCAGTAACTGAATAGCTTCAGTTTATAAACCTTGTTCATTACACGAGTTCCAATGGGGTGTTTTGTGGGTTGATGTCAGGTATTTTACAGCCGGTGGGAACActttgcagctgtgctgtggaTGGTCCGGAGTCCCTTGGTTAAACGTTCCAGCTCCTTTCCTCTCCAAGGAGGTCGTAACAAACCTTGATACCCCCAAAACACAGATGGCAGGCAGGGGAACTGTCTTCTCCacttcagcagaagcagcaggcaaacaacttttgttcctttttccttatcccttgtaaaaagtccagGCTGGAGTGCTCAGAAGCTGGCATGGACCTGTTCCCCAAGGAGTAGATGGCTTCATTGTTCctataaaaatatgtttggcTGTGGGTAATGAGTTTTGAAAACCGAAGTCGAGACATGCTTGTCATTTTATTGCATCGTTACCTTTAGAACAGTGAAAAAGCTGGTTTGGATGCTGCGATGCAACCTGCACTACTGTATTTTGGGAAGGACTTTCTCCCATccaaataacttatttttaaaagggggAAGAGTGCATGATTTGGGAGGCAGGGCCCTTTTCCATGCTCTCTGTGTGGTATGTGTGCTGTGTTTCTGCCGTGATAgattagatttcttaaagagaagcgCGACTTAAAGAGTTGGGTGGTCCCCGCTGCATGGGGGAACCAAGCCGAGTGTGTGACCGTCCCTCCAGGAGCCTGGACCCGTCATGGAGCAGCTTGGAGCGTCTCCCCCGACAGCCGCTCAGTGCGGAGTCTGGAGCTCCGGAGGCAGCGGCCGTGGGGCCTGTGCCCGCTGGCACAGCAGCGGTCCGGCTTCCCTCCGGAGACACGTGCGCTCCGGGTCTGTGTTCGGAGCTCCAGGGCCTGGTACCCGCAcgcagagcagactttcaggcttttcagtgtttctggaCACAACCCCTCAGGAAGAGAGCtggggggagcagggcagcGGGAGGGCGGCTGGAGCTGGGACCTGCGCAGAGGCCCAGCCCGAGCGCAGGAAACCACGGGCCTTTGTATCTTCAGAGGCCATTCGCACCGCCATCCAGTCCAACAGCGACATTGCGCCACTAGATCCTTCTGCTCCCCGCTGGGCCTTTTCTCTCTGACTCCACACGGGCCTTTGTGTTGTTCGGCTGCGGTTGTTCCTGGTCCACGGCCTTGCAGGTGCTGTTTGATctaaataaatcctttcttctcagcacaGTGCGAAACAGGCCCCGTTTTGCAGAGGTCTGTGATGTCTCTGCGTTAGCCGTGGGTCGTTGTTTTCCCAGTCAGCACAAAATAGGCCTTATCTTACAAGTGCTCAGTGTAGTTTCCTTTGTTAAATACGAGCAGGACTTTatagcttaaaattttagcaaatccgccttaccaagtaacatgaatcaaagagtatattaaaaatcatacaaccttttatctctaaataatccattacattCGGTGTGCATCTGCTTAAGCGAAATGATTAATATTGAGcttgaattgggctcatccacggACCTGTGAGCAGTAAGACCATCGCCATACAGCTCATGTATTTAGCggggagagctcaaagtggctCATCCGGGCTGTCGCATTTATtgaatgaagtggttgactcgtACTCAAACTCACACAGTAGGAAAGGTCTGCACGAGACTCCACTCCCAAATCTTGAGTAGGATCTGGGACTCTGTTAATATGCGCTTGGTTTTGTGGTGTCTCTAGTGATGCAGCTGAACCTGTTATGAACAAACAGGCggctggagaagagagaaaggtcTAAGTTGTGGGCAGGTGATTTGTGAGCACGTGTAGGTCTCCGTATGTTGTATTATTTCTCCAAATGCTTCTCTTCAGATAAGTGTTGCGAGAGAAAACGTGCCTAAATAGTGacctgtggaggggttttgatagataaagatttgttcctgaattagtcaggctcaaaggaatctcaaggcctcatagagaagctgagaacagaatctgctgtgagaaagagtggcgttcctcaatcaccggggtcctggcgtggtgtgaatcatcggacgtatcatcagtgagactccagcacatggacagcccacgatactcatttagcgaatccatgcttggagcgtggacgcgtgattggAATAtggttacgtatataaggagacttgtttctgtaataaatggcttagcgtgattcacgttgaatcgacttgttttgctgagtccttatttcgttCCTACAGTGACCCTGTGCTGGAATCATGCTTAAGATCTTAGTTAACTACTTTGGAAAGTGCATTTGAAAACCAtcttctccccttcccttcccttcccttcccttcccttcccttcccttcccttcccttcccttcccttcccttcccttcccttcccttcccttcccttcccttccctccccttcccttcccttccctccccttcccttcccttccctccccttccctccccttccctccccttccctccccttccctccccttccctccccttccctccccttccctccccttccctccccttccctccccttccctccccttccctccccttccctccccttccctccccttccctccccttccctccccttccctccccttccctccccttccctccccttccctccccttccctccccttccctccccttccctccccttccctccccttccctccccttccctccccttccctccccttccctccccttccctccccttccctcccctctcaAAATAGTTCAGCTGGATTTGTTGAGAAGTATTTTGCCGGTCTTGCTTGTCTGCTTTACTGTGTCTCCCAGGGGAAGCTGCTTTAGGGCGATGTTTTggccctgggcagtgtgtgcgTATGGGCTGTTCAGGACGTGGCAGCAGCTTTGGAGACCAGAGACCCGGCCAGTTTGTGTTGCAGAAGCGGATGCGGTGACTGCGAGAAGAAGGGCCTTCCGCTCTTACAAGCGTTGGGTGTTTCTATTGACACCTAAAACTGAGTCTTTCCTTGTCTAGAAGGGCCAGCTGGTAATTGTGCCTGGTCTAAGCCAGCTGTGAGAGAGGAGCAGGATTTTGGAGAATTTAAGGGTATTCTCGTGGTTGCTGTGGCCCATAGTCACTGCCACTGTGCACTATTTTTTGAGACTGTTGCAGCCCTGATATCCCCGACTGTGTTACAAGTCGCTGTACCCATGGCTATTTATTCATGTTACCAGTGAAGGGAGATGTCGTTCCTGGAAAGGATCCCCTGGGAGAGCAGCAAGTCGAACAGTATTAGCCTGGCAAACATGTCAGATATACCTTTTTTTCGTCAGTCTCCAATATTCTaaatttgttgtgttttttttttcagaattccaCACCATTGCTTCTGGGAACTATCGTTATCCCTCGCTTTTCAcgattttcctttttcttttaagtactgTGTGCTTGTAGGCTTCCCCATCGGGCTTTACAGCCGAAAATGAAAGCCATTGCTGATTCCACATGCCAGAATATTAGCAAGTTCCCGACACACCTCAGCTCAGAGTTACATATTCTCACAGTTCTAACAATACACGGTTAGCGAGACTCATGAATTAGATCTTTGTGATGTGTTGCAGATGGCAATCTATTCTTAGAATCTTTTCTGGGAAGTGATGTTACTTACGCTTCGTTTTCTTTCGCATCTCACATTGAAATTGTCTGCTTGGTGATTTCTTCCCTCCAGTAGTTTTCTACAGGAATAAGCCGTATCAGAGAGCACTAGTGGTATTCGTGCAtatgcttgtttttttctgcattaagcTTATTTTATCCTGTGAGAGGGTCGTGCTTGTCAGGCATAATGTGATATTTGGATAGTTTTGACTTAAGGTGgaagttgttttggtttttatttattctaagAGTAAAACCTTATAATTACAATTTTGCAATAAGTGAGTACATGTAGAAGTACTGGATAGTGGCAGTACAGTCCGCTTTTATTCTAGC
This window harbors:
- the LOC135580597 gene encoding mitotic-spindle organizing protein 2B-like, encoding MSEAAAAGMAAAMAESRLRRKQLLSAEEAELFELAQAAGSGLDPEVFRVLLDLLRMNVAPLAVFQVLKSMCAGQRLPPGPEGGPAAAPAALPADTRGRNKTSSVSGTQALGERSSREGSAQRMPRQPSANRLQKAGASGKGSGAGSSA